GGAACTGCACGATAAAGGGCGGTTCAGGGAGTCCTGATGGCAGGCACAATCAAACGAAATAACGTTCGCGTTCGCGGCGCCGGCCACCGGACGATGATCTTCGCACACGGCTTCGGGTGCGACCAGAACATGTGGCGCTTTGTGGCTCCCGCGTTCGAAAAGGATTTCATGACCGTTGTGTTCGACCACGTCGGCGCCGGCGGCTCCGACCTCTCGGCCTACGACAGCGCCAAATATTCGACCCTGTCCGGCTACGCCAAAGACGTGGTCGAAATCGGCACGGAGCTCGGATTGAAGGATTCCGTCTTCGTAGGACATTCCGTCAGCAGCATGATCGGCGTGATGGCCGCCCGACAAGCCCCCGGGATGTTCGGCAAGCTTGTACTGATCGGTCCGTCACCCCGTTACATCGACGACGACGGCTACGTTGGTGGGTTCAGCGCTCAGCAGATCGAGGAATTGCTCAGGTTTCTCGACTCGAACCACATGGGTTGGTCGATGCAGATGGCGCCGATGATCATGGGCAATCCCGATCGACCGGAACTAGGTCAGGAGCTAACCAATAGCTTCTGCAGCACGGATCCCGAAATCGCCAAAGCGTTCGCCCGGGTGACCTTCACCTCCGACAACCGCGAAGACCTCGCGGAGGTCTCCCTTCCGACCCTCGTTCTCCAGTGCAGCGAGGATATTATCGCCCCTCCGGAGGTCGGCGAGTTTGTCGCCCGCAATATTCCCAACAGCCGGATGATAGTCCTGGACGCGACCGGGCATTGCCCAAATCTGAGCGCGCCGGAAGAGGTCGTCGCGGCGATGCGACCTTTTGTCTAGTGCGCGCCTCCGATTCCCAGTTCAAGGACATGATCGACAACGCGCCCTGCGGTTACGTCACCCTGCTGCCGAACGGCCGGATCGAGTACGTCAACCTCACCTTCCTGGAATGGAGCGGACATACGGCGCCACGGATGATCGGGAAGCGCTTCAGCGATTTCCTGACCATGCCGGGCCGCATCTATTACGAAACCCATATCGCGCCGCTGCTCCGAATGCAGGGATCCTTCGACGAATTCGCCATCGACGTGTTAACCGCCGCCGGTACGCCACTGCAGATGATCGCCAACGCGAACGAGCGCCGCGATCCGGAAGGAAGGCTGCTGCTCATCCGTCTAGCCCTGATCAAGGCGACGGATCGGCGGCGCTACGAGCACGAGCTTCTGGCCGCCCGAGAATTGGCGATTGGCGCCGAGAAGGCGACGCAAGAACTGCTGCGGCTCGAGCACGAAACCTCCGAGTTGCGCGAACAGTTCATCGCCGTGCTCGGTCACGATCTTCGCAATCCTCTCGCCTCCATTAGCGCCGGCGCGAGAATTCTCGACCGAACCGTCCATAGCGAAAAGGAACACCAGATCATCGCCATGATGCAGACCACGGTCATGCGAATGGCCTCGATGATCGACAACGTTCTCGACTTCGCGCGCGGTCGGCTGGGCGGCGGCATTGCCCTGGAACGCGATGCAAGAGCGCCGCTCGAACCTGCCCTTGCCCAGGTGGTCGACGAACTGAGACTGGCCTCACCCGGCCGGGTCATCGAAACCGAATTTGCCATCTACGAGCCGGTGAATTGCGATCGCATCCGCATCGGCCAGCTCCTCTCCAACCTTCTCGGCAACGCGGTGACGCACGGAGCAACCGACAAACCCATCGTCGTTCACGCCGAGACGCGAAAGGGATCGTTCGAACTCTGGGTAGCCAATGCGGGTGAGGCGATTCCGGAAACGGTGATGGAGAAGTTGTTCGAACCGTTCTTCCGCGGCAAAGCTCGTGCGAGCAAGCAGGGGCTTGGATTGGGGCTCTACATCGCCTCTCAGATCGCAAAGGCCCATGGGGGGCGCTTTGACCGTCGCATCGAACTCCGCTGGAACCCGCTTCACCTTCTCTATGCCTCTTTCGTAGCCTGCCAGCACTGGCCGTGCCCCGCCGGCGGTACGTCCTCAATCCATCACCAAGACGCTGCGATTATCCTTCGAGGACGTGCCCCAAAGCCTTTAGCGGACGGACGCGATCGCTGACGATCTTCAGGATGGCCAGCATTGGAACGGCCAGGATTGCGCCAGGCACCCCCCACATCCAGAACCAGAACACTAGCGACAGGATGATCAGCACGGGATTCAGGGTGAAGCGTCGCGCAAGCAGCATGGGAGTCAGGGTCTCGCCCTCGGCGAGGTG
The genomic region above belongs to Bradyrhizobium arachidis and contains:
- a CDS encoding alpha/beta fold hydrolase, with product MAGTIKRNNVRVRGAGHRTMIFAHGFGCDQNMWRFVAPAFEKDFMTVVFDHVGAGGSDLSAYDSAKYSTLSGYAKDVVEIGTELGLKDSVFVGHSVSSMIGVMAARQAPGMFGKLVLIGPSPRYIDDDGYVGGFSAQQIEELLRFLDSNHMGWSMQMAPMIMGNPDRPELGQELTNSFCSTDPEIAKAFARVTFTSDNREDLAEVSLPTLVLQCSEDIIAPPEVGEFVARNIPNSRMIVLDATGHCPNLSAPEEVVAAMRPFV